The sequence below is a genomic window from Sulfitobacter indolifex.
GATTCTCGAAAAATCTGTCGACATGCTAAAGAAACGTAAAAATACATATTGTATTTTAGATGAGGACATTGTTCCCTCACACTACCCCGCACCCCGTCCGACGAGAGTCGGGGGCGACCAACCCAAAAGGGAGATAGCTATGAAATTTACGCAACTCGCCGGAAGCCTTGTGGCCGCCACCGTGATCGGGTCCGCCGCTCAGGCCGACAAACTGGACGACATCATTTCCTCGGGCACGCTGCGCTGCGCCGTGGTGCTGGACTTCCCGCCCATGGGCTCGCGTGATGACACGAACACGCCCGTCGGCTTTGACGTGGATTACTGCAACGATCTGGCTGCCGCCCTTGGTGTCGACGCTGAAATCGTTGAGACGCCTTTCCCTGACCGTATCCCTGCGCTGGTTTCTGGCCGCGCGGATGTGGGTGTTGCCTCCACCTCCGATACGCTGGAGCGTGCCAAGACCGTTGGTTTCTCCGTCCCGTACTTCGCCTTCACCAACGTTGTGCTGACACGCGAAGACGCGGGCGTCGACAGCTTTGAAAGCCTTAAGGGCAAGACCGTCGGCTCCGTCGCGGGCACGTTTGAGGCCATCGCGCTGGAAGAGCAGATTGACGCATGGGACGACGGCAGCTTCCGCTCCTACCAGAGCCAAGCTGACGTGTTCCTCTCCCTGTCCCAGGGCCAGATCGACGCGACCGTCGTGACCTCCACCGTGGCGTCTTCCATCGTCAACGGCGGCAAGTTCGAAGGTCTGACCATCGCGGGCGACGCGCCCTTTGACGTCGACTACGTTGGCCTGATCGGTCTGCGCCAAGAATACGGTCTGCTTAACTATCTCGACCTCTTCGTGAACCAGCAGGTGCGTTCGGGTCGCTATCAGGAACTGTTCGACAAATGGGTCGGCGGCGACGCGCCTGACCTGACCATCGCCAAAGCCTATCGTTGATGGAAGCGGGGGCCGCAGCCTGCGGCCCCCACTGCCGATAACCGCTGATCGGAGCAAAAGATGGGCAACTACACCTTTCAATGGCGACAGGCCTTTCGCGCTTTCCCAGAGATGCTGGAAGGCGCGCTGGTTACGCTACAGATATCAATCCTGTCGATGCTGATCGGCGTGACCATTGCCGTGCTGCTGGCCGTGGCGCGGGATTCCAAAACACGCTGGCTGCGCGCGCCTGCGACCGCATGGGTCGAAGTGGCGCGCAACACACCCGCACTTTTTCAGATTTACATGGCGCATTTCGGGCTTGGGTCTTTCGGGATCTACCTCAGCCCCTATGCCGCGCTGCTTGCCGGGATCGCGTTCAACAACGCAGGCTACCTGTGCGAGACGTTCCGCGGCGCGATGCGGGCCATTCCGGGCACGCAGTTGCGCGCCGGGCGGTCACTGGGCATGGGGCAAGCCAAGGCGTTTCGCCTGATCATCGTGCCGCAGATGTTCCGCATCTCGTTCCTGCCGACTACGAACCAGATGATCTGGGCGATTTTGATGACCTCTTTGGGCGTCACGGTGGGGCTGAATTCGGACCTAGCGGGGGTCACACAAGACCTCAATGCGCGCAGCTTCCGGACCTTTGAATTCTTCGCACTGGCAGCGGTGATCTACTACGTGATCGCCAAAGCCGTGATGCTCGGTGCACGGCTTTTGGCCGCCCGCCTGTTTCGCTACTGAAGGAAGAGAATAGATGTTTGATACGGCTCTGACCTTCAACGACCTGATGTTCATGCTCAAAGGCGCGGGCGTGACGCTATCGGTCACCGCCTTTGCGGTGGTGGGCGGTACGCTGCTGGGGCTCTTCTTCGGGGTGCTGCGCAGCCAGATCAGCCCTTGGGCTGCGCTGCCGCTGACCTTCGTGCTGGATATCTTCCGCTCGGTTCCCCTGCTGATCCAGTTGATCCTCGCCAACGCTTTTCAGGCCATCGCGGGCTGGGGGATTTCGCCCTTCGTGACCTCCTGCATCGTGTTGGCGCTTTATACCTCGGCCTATTGCACTGAGATCGTGCGCGGCGCGATTGAGGCGGTGCCTTCGGTCACCCGCCGTGCGGCCCGTTCGCTCGGCATGACATGGGGCCAAGACCTCACGCAGATCGTCTTTCCCATGGCGCTGCGGGTGGGCCTTCCCAGTTGGATTGGCCTGACGCTCGGTGTGATGAAAGACAGTGCGCTGGTGATGTGGCTTGGCATCATCGAATTGCTGCGGTCTTCGCAGATTCTGGTGACACGCCTGCAAGAGCCGATGTTCATCCTGCTCGTAACGGGTGCGATCTATTTCGCGCTTAGTTTCCCCATTGCCCGGCTTGGCAGCCGCTTGGAAAAAAGGTGGCAAGAAAATGATTGAGATTGAAAACGTCCATAAGTCCTTTGGTGCCCTTCAGGTGCTTAAGGGCATCGACCTGACCGTACAAAAGGGCGAGGTCGTCTCGGTGATCGGCGGCTCTGGCTCGGGCAAATCGACGCTGCTGACCTGCATCAACGGGTTGGAGCCGATCGACAAGGGCCGCATCGTTGTCGACGGCACCGAGGTTCACGCCCGCGACACCGATCTGAACAAGCTGCGCCGCAAAATTGGCATCGTGTTTCAGCAGTTCAACGCCTTCCCGCATTTGACGGTGCTGGAAAACGTGACGCTGGCCCCCCGCAAGGTAAAGGGCATGGGCCGCAAGGAAGCCGAAGAGATCGCGGTGCAGCAACTCTCGCATGTCGGTCTGGCCGATAAGCTCAACGTTTACCCCAGCCGCCTATCGGGCGGGCAGCAGCAGCGGATGGCGATTGCGCGTGCATTGGCGATGTCGCCCGATTACATTCTCTTTGACGAGGTGACTTCGGCGCTCGACCCGCAGCTGGTGGGCGAGGTGCTCGATACGCTCAAATTGCTGGCAGATGAGGGGATGACGATGATCTGTGTCACCCATGAGATGAGTTTCGCACGCGATGTGTCGGACCGGGTGGCGTTCTTTCACAAGGGCGTCATGGCCGAGATCGGCGCGCCGGATCAGATCTTTGGCGATCCGCAGCAAGAAGAAACCCGTCAATTCCTGTCGAGCGTCCGGTAATGAGCCAATCTCCGGTGACGGTTGTCGGCGCTGGCGTGGTGGGGCTTTCCATCGCGCTGGCGCTTCAGGCGCGCGGGTTGACCGTGCGGGTGATTGACCGTGAAGGCCCGGCAGCGGGCGCGTCGGCGGGCAACGCGGGTGCCTTTGCCTTTACCGAGATTCTGCCGCTGGCCTCGCCCCGGATGATCCGGCAGGCCCCGAAGTGGCTGCTGGATCCGCTGGGGCCGCTTTCCGTGCCGCCGCGCTATGCCGCAAAAATCGCGCCGTGGATGTGGCGCTTTTGGAAGGCGAGCTGGCCCGCACAGGTGCGCGCCTCGACCGTGGCGCAGACGGCACTGATGAAGCTCTCGCAAGCCGCTCTTGATCCGCATCTGGAGATAAGCGGCCTTGCCCATATGCTGCGGCACGATGGGCAGTTGCAGGTCTATGAAAGCGAGGCCGAGTTCCGCGCGTCGCTCCCCGGCTGGCAGGCCCGCGAAGAGGCCGGGATCGCCTTCACGCACCTCAAGGGCGAAGAGGTCGCGACCTATCAACCTGGCCTTGCGCCTTCCTTCACCCATGCGACCTTCACCCCGGAATGGCAGTCCATCTCTGACCCGCGCGACTATGTGCTGGCGATGGCCGAACGTTTTCGCGCAGGCGGCGGAGAGATCACCGTCGCCCGCGCCGAACGTTTGGTTGCAGGCGGGGTCGAGACCTCTGACGGGATGATGCCGGGCCGCGTGGTGCTGGCCGCCGGCGCGCATTCGCATCATCTGGCGCGGACCGCTGGCGTGAAAATCCCACTGGAAACCGAGCGCGGCTATAACACCACGCTGCCCGCAGGCGCATTCGACCTCAAACGTCAGATCACCTTCGGCGGCCATGGGTTTGTCATCAGCAAAGTCGGCAACGGCCTGCGTGTTGGCGGCGCGGTGGAGCTGGGCGGGCTAGATCTGCCGCCGAACTTTGCCCGCGCCGATGCGATGCTGAAAAAGGCCAAACGCTTCCTGCCGGAACTCGACACCTCGGGCGGCACGCAATGGATGGGTTTCCGCCCGTCGCTGCCCGACAGCCTGCCTGCCATCGGCGCGCTGCCGAACCGTCCGGATGTGTTCTGCGCCTTCGGCCATGGCCATCTTGGCCTTACGCAGTCAGCGGGCACCGCAGCTATCATCGCTGACCTGATGACCAGCCAAGACCCCGGCATCGACCTGACCCCCTTCTCCCCCGCGCGCTTTTAGAGGCTGACATGACGCAACACACATTTCCTTGTATCGACGGCCACACCTGCGGCAATCCGGTGCGGCTCGTCACCGGCGGCGCGCCTCTGCTCAAGGGCGCGAACATGCTGGAAAAGCGCGCGCATTTTCTGGCCGAGTATGACTGGATCCGCACGGGCCTGATGTTCGAGCCGCGCGGCCATGACCAGATGTCCGGCGCGATCCTTTACCCACCAACGCGCGACGATTGCGACATCGCTGTGCTGTTTATCGAGACCTCGGGCTGCCTGCCGATGTGCGGTCACGGGACCATCGGCACCGTCACCATCGCGCTGGAAAATGGGCTGGTCACGCCTGCCACTCCCGGCCATTTGCGCCTTGAGACCCCCGCCGGACGGGTCGATGTGACCTACCGCCAAGAGGGGCGTTTCGTCGAAGAAGTGCGGCTGACCAATGTGCCTGCCTTCCTCCATTCCGAAGGGCTGACGGCCGAGGTCGAAGGCTTGGGTGAAGTGGTGGTTGATGTGGCCTATGGCGGCAATTTCTACGCCATCGTAGAGCCGCAAAAGAATTTCCGCGATATGGCAGATTTCTCGGTCTCCGAACTGGTCGGTCTCAGCCCGAAACTTCGCGCGGCGCTGAACGCGAAATATGAATTCATCCACCCCGAACACCCCGCGATCAACGGGCTAAGCCACATCCTCTGGACCGGTGCTGCCCAAGCCCCCGAGGCCCACGCCCGCAACGCGGTGTTCTACGGCGACAAGGCGATCGACCGCTCCCCCTGCGGCACCGGCACCTCTGCCCGGATGGCGCAACTCGCGGCCAAGGGGAAGCTGAAGGTTGGCGATGACTTCGTGCATGAATCCATCATCGGCTCCATGTTCAAAGGCCGGGTCGAAGCCGCAGCGGAGGTGGCAGGCAAGCCTGCGATCATCCCCTCCATCGCCGGTTGGGCGCGGGTCACCGGCTTTAACACAATCTTCATCGACGAGCGTGACCCCTTCGCGCACGGCTTTGTTGTCACCTGATTTGGAAAGGCTGCCCATGGCGCAAATCATCGTTCCCGCCGAGGCACAAGGCGCGGTGCTCGTCTCGTCCGAGGGGTTGAGCTTCTGGGGCGGCGTCGATCCGACCAGCGGCACAGTCATCGACGCGCATCACCCCCTTTGCGGACAGTCGCTGGCGGGCAAGATCGTGTTGATGCCCACGAGCCGCGGCTCCTGCACCGGCAGTGGCGTCTTGTTGGAACTGGCGATGAACGGCCATGCCCCCGCCGCATTGGTTTTCCGCGAGGCCGAAGACATCCTGACCTTGGGTGCCCTGATCGCGGGCAAGATGTTCGACAAGCCACTGGCGGTCTTGCGCCTCGGAGCCAAGGACTACGACCTGCTCGCCAAAGCCCGCAGTGCGCGCATTACGCCTGAGATGCTCAGCACCGATGAGTGGGACTTGCCGCTGTCTGACAAACCCGCCCGCGATCTGCATCTCACCGCCGAGGACCAAGCGATGCTTGATGGGGCCGACGGTCCGGCAGTTCAACTGGCAATGGAGATCACCTGCACCATGGCGCGCGGGCAGGGGGCCGAGAGGTTGGTTGACGTGACACGCGTGCATATCGACGGCTGCATCTACGCCAGCCCGGCCAACTTGGCTTTTGCCCAGACCATGGCCGATATGGGCTCGCAGGTACGGGTGCCGACAACGATGAACGCCATCTCAGTCGATCACGGCAACTGGCGCGCGCAAGGCGTGCCGCCGGATTTTGGCCTGCCCGCCAGCCGTCTGGCCGATGCCTATGTTACCATGGGCGCACGGCCCAGTTTCACCTGCGCGCCCTATCAACTGCCCGCGCCGCCCGAGCGGGGCGAGTTCATCGCTTGGTCGGAATCCAATGCCGTGATCTATGCCAATAGCGTGCTCGGTGCGCGGACGGTAAAGCACCCCGATTTCCTCGACCTGTGTATCGCGCTGATCGGACGCGCGCCGCTATCTGACGTATACCTTGATGCCCACCGCGCGCCGCGTAGGGTGATCGACGTGGAGCTGCCCGCGCAATATGACGAAGCGATCTGGCCAATGCTCGGCTGGCTGGCCGGACAGGCCGCGCCAGATCGGATCCCGGTTTTGCGCGGGTTAGAGAATGCCGCGCCGAATGAGGATGACCTGAAGGGGCTTTGTGCTGCTTTCGGTACGACTTCTGCTGCGCCGATGCTTCATGTGGCGGGGATCACTCCCGAAGCAGATCTGGCGCCTGTCGCAGAGGCGGATACGCTGCGCATCACACCCAAAGACCTGCGCCGGGTCTGGCAGCAGTTCAATGCAGGACCTGCTAAAGTTGACCTCATCGCCTTCGGCAGCCCGCATTTCTCCCACGCTGAATGCCACGCTTTGGGTGCGGCTTTAGCGGGGCGCAAGCGTCACCCCGATACGGCGGTCATCGTGACGCTGGGCCATGACACACTGAAAGTCGCGCGGGCTGACGGCACTGTGGCGCGGCTCGAAGCCGCGGGCGTGCAGGTCGTGCCCGACATCTGCTGGTGCTCGATCTCCGAGCCGGTCTTCCCGCCCTCGGCCAAGGTGCTGATGACCAACTCTGGCAAATATGCGCATTACGCCCCCGGTCTTTCGGGCCGCGCGGTACGGTTTGGCAGCATCGCGGATTGTGTGGAGGCCGCCGTGACCGGACAGGCAGCGGAAACTATGCCCGCCTGGTTGGTCGAAAAGGAGACGCACGATGCGTAGCAGCAAGACCGTTCATGTAATCTCGGCCCATGCCGAGGGCGAGGTCGGCGACGTGATCGTCGGCGGTGTCACCCCACCCCCGGGCGAAACGCTGTGGGAGCAAAGCCGTTGGATCGCGCGGGATGAGACGCTGCGCAACTTCGTGTTGAACGAGCCGCGTGGCGGGGTGTTTCGCCATGTGAACCTGCTGGTCCCGCCGAAAGACCCCCGCGCCGATGCGGCCTTCATCATTATGGAGCCGGAAGACACGCCGCCCATGTCGGGCTCAAATTCGATCTGCGTTTCTACCGTTCTGCTCGACGGGGGCATCTTGCCTATGACGGAGCCGGTGACAGAACTGACTCTCGAAGCGCCGGGGGGGCTGGTGAAGGTCCGCGCGGAATGTCGCAATGGCAAGGCAGAGCGCATTTTCGTGCAGAACTTGCCGAGTTTCGCAGCGCGCTTAGACGTGCCGCTTGAGGTTGAAGGTCTGGGCACGCTCACCGTGGATACCGCTTATGGCGGCGACAGCTTCGTCGTCGTCGATGCCGCCGCGATGGGGTTCTCGTTAGAGGCGCATGAGGCCCACGATATCGCCCGTCTCGGGGTGCGGATCACCAATGCCGCCAATGCCGCGATGCGCTTTGAGCATCCCGATAACCCGGATTGGCAGCATTTCTCTTTCTGTCTTTTCGCCGGGCCAGTGACCCGTGACGAAACCGGCCTGCGCGCCGGGGCGGCGGTGGCGATCCAACCGGGTAAGGTGGATCGGTCCCCCACCGGCACAGCACTTTGCGCGCGAATGGCGCTGCTGCATGCGCGGGGGGAGATGGGGTTGGAAGACAGTCTGACCACCGTCTCGCTGATCGGCTCAACCTTCACCGGGCGTATCTTGGGCGAGACACGCGTCGGCGATCACCCGGCAATCCTTCCCGAACTCTCAGGGAGGGGATGGATCACCGGCATCCACCAGCACATGCTCGACCCTGACGATCCGTGGCCCGGCGGCTACCGCCTGTCAGACACTTGGGGCGCGCGCGGCTAAGCGCCCATCCCTTTCGCCAAGTTGAACCCAGAACCCCCGCCCAAACCCGGGCCGGGGTGGGTCGAGGCGCCAATATGGTGCAGCCCCTTGATCGGTGTGGCGTAGTTCTTCTGTTCCGCAAAAGGCCGCCAGAGGAAGAACTGATCCAAGGTGCAGGCCCCGCCATAGGGGTCACCGCCCACCAGGTTGACGTTCATCGCGGCCAGATCGGCAGGCGAATAGGCGCGCCGGGCGAGTTTGATTTCATCGAAGTTGCGGATGCTTTTGCGCAGAATATCTTCGATCCGGTCGGCGAAGGCCTCGCGCATCGCCTCGGTCCACTCGGGGGCGGTTTCGATCTTACCCGCGGCATCCCCCTTGATAACGCGCGGCGCGTCGGGGATCTGCAGCCAGAGCACCGCTTTCCCCTCAGGACAGCGGCTGGGATCAAGGCGATGCGGTTGCCCGACGCAAATTGTAGGCACCGCCGGAAGCAGCCCACGCTCGGCCTCGTTACAGGCGCGCGAGACGGCGTCGATGCCATCGGTCAGGTGAATCAATGCGACATCCTCTAACCCCTCGGCAACCCAATCAGGGTCGCCATCCAGCGCATAGTGCAGTTGAAAATTACCCCTCCCGTGGCGGAATTTGCGGCGATGCTCGGGGCGCGGTTGATCTTTTAACAAGCCGTCGTAAAGCTGCCCCGGCGCGACGGATGCGATGACATTCTTGGCGTTGATCCTCTCGCCTAAGGACGTCTCAATCCCGCGCGCCTCTCCGTTCTCGACAAGGATACGGCTGGCTTCGACGGCGGTGCGGATTTCGCCACCGTTTGCCGTGATCAATTTCTCGAATGCCACGGCCATCTGTCCCGCGCCGCCCTTAACCACGGGCGCGCCTGCAGCCTCCAGCGCGAAGGCGATGACCCGGCTCATCTGCCCGCCATAGCTGGCCTCGGGCGTCAGTCCAACATGCAAGACCCAAGGTGCCCAAAGCGCCTGAACGTCGTCGCTTTCATAGCGCGTCTCAAGCCACGCGCGGCCTGGCTCCAACGCCTCACCGAACCATGCTTTAAGAGGGCCCAACCCCTTTTTCCAAATCTGTTTTGCAAGCAGCCATGCGGATTGGCGTGACCAGAGCGGCTGGCCCAAAAGTGCGAAAAGGAACTCAGCATCGGCCTCAATCGCGCCGACATCAGTGGCATGCTGATCCCCGTCTCCCGGTGCCCGCGCGTTGAATGCGGTGACATTCGCGGCGCGGTCCGTCTCAAGCCTCAGAGCCCGCCCATTGGGGCGCAGCGCGGCGGTGGGATGGGGGCTGTGACAGAATTCCAGCCCATGTTTGGCCAGATCATCGCCCAAGGCTCCATAGGCGGGACCCGTCAGAAAAAGCACAAAGGTCGCGGCCATCACATCATGACGAAAGCCGGGCAGGGTGACCTCTTCGGTCATCAGACAGCCGCCGATCCGGTCTTCGCGCTCGACCACGAGCACGCTGTCGCCCTTGCGGCTGAGCAAGGCGGCCGCGACCAGCGCGTTGATGCCGGACCCAATGATGATGTGATCGACATCGGCCATGCCCAATCCTTCCGCAAATGTTTCATGACGTTCAAGATATTTGAAACAAAGCTAGACAAAAAAATATGCGTTTGCAATTATCTTGCTCAGGGAGACTAGGGCAATGACTTCAAATGTTGACGCTGTCATCATTGGCGCGGGGCACAATAGCCTAGCTTGTGCTTGCCATCTGGCGGCGCGCGGCTGGCGGGTGGCGGTGTATGAGCAAGCGGCTGAACCGGGGGGCGCGGTCAAGTCGGGCGCGTACACGCAACCGGGGTTCCGCCATGACTGGGCGGCGATGAACCTGTCGCTTTTTGCGGGCTCGGCTTTTCATGCGGAGCACGGCGAAGAGCTTGCGCGTCATGGGCTAGGCTTTGCGCCC
It includes:
- a CDS encoding amino acid ABC transporter permease; this encodes MGNYTFQWRQAFRAFPEMLEGALVTLQISILSMLIGVTIAVLLAVARDSKTRWLRAPATAWVEVARNTPALFQIYMAHFGLGSFGIYLSPYAALLAGIAFNNAGYLCETFRGAMRAIPGTQLRAGRSLGMGQAKAFRLIIVPQMFRISFLPTTNQMIWAILMTSLGVTVGLNSDLAGVTQDLNARSFRTFEFFALAAVIYYVIAKAVMLGARLLAARLFRY
- a CDS encoding 4-hydroxyproline epimerase gives rise to the protein MTQHTFPCIDGHTCGNPVRLVTGGAPLLKGANMLEKRAHFLAEYDWIRTGLMFEPRGHDQMSGAILYPPTRDDCDIAVLFIETSGCLPMCGHGTIGTVTIALENGLVTPATPGHLRLETPAGRVDVTYRQEGRFVEEVRLTNVPAFLHSEGLTAEVEGLGEVVVDVAYGGNFYAIVEPQKNFRDMADFSVSELVGLSPKLRAALNAKYEFIHPEHPAINGLSHILWTGAAQAPEAHARNAVFYGDKAIDRSPCGTGTSARMAQLAAKGKLKVGDDFVHESIIGSMFKGRVEAAAEVAGKPAIIPSIAGWARVTGFNTIFIDERDPFAHGFVVT
- a CDS encoding phytoene desaturase family protein yields the protein MADVDHIIIGSGINALVAAALLSRKGDSVLVVEREDRIGGCLMTEEVTLPGFRHDVMAATFVLFLTGPAYGALGDDLAKHGLEFCHSPHPTAALRPNGRALRLETDRAANVTAFNARAPGDGDQHATDVGAIEADAEFLFALLGQPLWSRQSAWLLAKQIWKKGLGPLKAWFGEALEPGRAWLETRYESDDVQALWAPWVLHVGLTPEASYGGQMSRVIAFALEAAGAPVVKGGAGQMAVAFEKLITANGGEIRTAVEASRILVENGEARGIETSLGERINAKNVIASVAPGQLYDGLLKDQPRPEHRRKFRHGRGNFQLHYALDGDPDWVAEGLEDVALIHLTDGIDAVSRACNEAERGLLPAVPTICVGQPHRLDPSRCPEGKAVLWLQIPDAPRVIKGDAAGKIETAPEWTEAMREAFADRIEDILRKSIRNFDEIKLARRAYSPADLAAMNVNLVGGDPYGGACTLDQFFLWRPFAEQKNYATPIKGLHHIGASTHPGPGLGGGSGFNLAKGMGA
- the lhpI gene encoding cis-3-hydroxy-L-proline dehydratase, which produces MAQIIVPAEAQGAVLVSSEGLSFWGGVDPTSGTVIDAHHPLCGQSLAGKIVLMPTSRGSCTGSGVLLELAMNGHAPAALVFREAEDILTLGALIAGKMFDKPLAVLRLGAKDYDLLAKARSARITPEMLSTDEWDLPLSDKPARDLHLTAEDQAMLDGADGPAVQLAMEITCTMARGQGAERLVDVTRVHIDGCIYASPANLAFAQTMADMGSQVRVPTTMNAISVDHGNWRAQGVPPDFGLPASRLADAYVTMGARPSFTCAPYQLPAPPERGEFIAWSESNAVIYANSVLGARTVKHPDFLDLCIALIGRAPLSDVYLDAHRAPRRVIDVELPAQYDEAIWPMLGWLAGQAAPDRIPVLRGLENAAPNEDDLKGLCAAFGTTSAAPMLHVAGITPEADLAPVAEADTLRITPKDLRRVWQQFNAGPAKVDLIAFGSPHFSHAECHALGAALAGRKRHPDTAVIVTLGHDTLKVARADGTVARLEAAGVQVVPDICWCSISEPVFPPSAKVLMTNSGKYAHYAPGLSGRAVRFGSIADCVEAAVTGQAAETMPAWLVEKETHDA
- a CDS encoding amino acid ABC transporter permease, translated to MFDTALTFNDLMFMLKGAGVTLSVTAFAVVGGTLLGLFFGVLRSQISPWAALPLTFVLDIFRSVPLLIQLILANAFQAIAGWGISPFVTSCIVLALYTSAYCTEIVRGAIEAVPSVTRRAARSLGMTWGQDLTQIVFPMALRVGLPSWIGLTLGVMKDSALVMWLGIIELLRSSQILVTRLQEPMFILLVTGAIYFALSFPIARLGSRLEKRWQEND
- a CDS encoding ABC transporter substrate-binding protein codes for the protein MKFTQLAGSLVAATVIGSAAQADKLDDIISSGTLRCAVVLDFPPMGSRDDTNTPVGFDVDYCNDLAAALGVDAEIVETPFPDRIPALVSGRADVGVASTSDTLERAKTVGFSVPYFAFTNVVLTREDAGVDSFESLKGKTVGSVAGTFEAIALEEQIDAWDDGSFRSYQSQADVFLSLSQGQIDATVVTSTVASSIVNGGKFEGLTIAGDAPFDVDYVGLIGLRQEYGLLNYLDLFVNQQVRSGRYQELFDKWVGGDAPDLTIAKAYR
- a CDS encoding trans-3-hydroxy-L-proline dehydratase; translated protein: MRSSKTVHVISAHAEGEVGDVIVGGVTPPPGETLWEQSRWIARDETLRNFVLNEPRGGVFRHVNLLVPPKDPRADAAFIIMEPEDTPPMSGSNSICVSTVLLDGGILPMTEPVTELTLEAPGGLVKVRAECRNGKAERIFVQNLPSFAARLDVPLEVEGLGTLTVDTAYGGDSFVVVDAAAMGFSLEAHEAHDIARLGVRITNAANAAMRFEHPDNPDWQHFSFCLFAGPVTRDETGLRAGAAVAIQPGKVDRSPTGTALCARMALLHARGEMGLEDSLTTVSLIGSTFTGRILGETRVGDHPAILPELSGRGWITGIHQHMLDPDDPWPGGYRLSDTWGARG
- a CDS encoding NAD(P)/FAD-dependent oxidoreductase gives rise to the protein MSQSPVTVVGAGVVGLSIALALQARGLTVRVIDREGPAAGASAGNAGAFAFTEILPLASPRMIRQAPKWLLDPLGPLSVPPRYAAKIAPWMWRFWKASWPAQVRASTVAQTALMKLSQAALDPHLEISGLAHMLRHDGQLQVYESEAEFRASLPGWQAREEAGIAFTHLKGEEVATYQPGLAPSFTHATFTPEWQSISDPRDYVLAMAERFRAGGGEITVARAERLVAGGVETSDGMMPGRVVLAAGAHSHHLARTAGVKIPLETERGYNTTLPAGAFDLKRQITFGGHGFVISKVGNGLRVGGAVELGGLDLPPNFARADAMLKKAKRFLPELDTSGGTQWMGFRPSLPDSLPAIGALPNRPDVFCAFGHGHLGLTQSAGTAAIIADLMTSQDPGIDLTPFSPARF
- a CDS encoding amino acid ABC transporter ATP-binding protein, with amino-acid sequence MIEIENVHKSFGALQVLKGIDLTVQKGEVVSVIGGSGSGKSTLLTCINGLEPIDKGRIVVDGTEVHARDTDLNKLRRKIGIVFQQFNAFPHLTVLENVTLAPRKVKGMGRKEAEEIAVQQLSHVGLADKLNVYPSRLSGGQQQRMAIARALAMSPDYILFDEVTSALDPQLVGEVLDTLKLLADEGMTMICVTHEMSFARDVSDRVAFFHKGVMAEIGAPDQIFGDPQQEETRQFLSSVR